One Coccinella septempunctata chromosome 8, icCocSept1.1, whole genome shotgun sequence genomic window carries:
- the LOC123318283 gene encoding calcium/calmodulin-dependent protein kinase type II subunit alpha-like: MGLFDHCNIIPLIETLVEPPHLYLVLPLCEEDLGTFLVRKGPRRGPSSFFRVVRQIAVGLAECHRHGVVHRDLKPGNVLRRGARFMLADFGVAEQITPCRPLLTELAGTPVYWSPEQHRREPYNTAVDLWALGLVAMDVATGRPCRIDGQATEHWASSPGEERQRELAQLHPSVVWFVEGLLMDEPSLRRSADQWEWPAVHLSTVVDLETTPAPPSDGRSCREAGAVREPDTALGSRPAPSAESGCRQKRTRQEEPTVEATTCPPSDTMADDNMEVEILERLDKELGFVDPEEVDIPEDPPRPVPLPLGAAKAFLRPTPNIAAGCSTTPSPALGPARLPGTTPPREKVPSSTVESWGKTGVSKRYLETKARIRKGTQTQEQQTDRDEYLPPNTRTVGTMGPQVYVELRPGLCWRCGQGEHTRATCSRTPTLFCSRCGLLGTLSRDCPCGGAKKDPTPSPTGPGNKKLRTAPIPKKEPLPRKTAPGPKKEPLPRKTTQACPRCHYVAKTYNKKSR; encoded by the exons ATGGGCCTCTTTGACCACTGCAACATAATACCGCTCATCGAGACGTTGGTGGAGCCCCCTCACTTATACCTGGTCTTGCCGTTATGTGAGGAGGATTTGGGGACCTTCCTCGTCCGCAAGGGTCCGAGGAGGGGCCCCTCATCCTTCTTCCGGGTGGTCCGCCAGATCGCCGTGGGCCTCGCCGAATGCCACCGGCACGGCGTGGTCCACCGCGATCTGAAACCCGGTAACGTGCTAAGACGGGGGGCTCGGTTCATGCTAGCTGACTTCGGAGTGGCCGAGCAAATTACACCGTGCCGACCACTCCTGACAGAGTTGGCTGGCACTCCAGTGTACTGGAGCCCGGAACAACACCGCCGGGAACCGTACAACACCGCGGTGGATCTATGGGCCTTAGGGCTCGTGGCCATGGACGTGGCCACGGGCCGGCCCTGCCGAATCGACGGACAGGCTACGGAGCACTGGGCCTCCTCCCCAGGCGAAGAACGCCAGAGGGAGTTGGCCCAGCTGCACCCGTCCGTGGTCTGGTTCGTCGAAGGGCTGTTGATGGACGAGCCGTCCCTCCGCCGCTCCGCCGACCAGTGGGAGTGGCCGGCCGTCCATCTGTCCACCGTGGTGGACCTGGAGACAACCCCAGCACCACCGTCCGATG GGCGCTCCTGCCGGGAAGCAGGGGCGGTCCGCGAGCCCGACACCGCTTTAGGTTCCCGTCCGGCTCCGTCCGCCGAATCTGGGTGCCGCCAGAAACGGACCAGACAAGAG GAACCGACCGTTGAGGCCACGACTTGTCCTCCATCCGACACCATGGCTGACGACAACATGGAGGTGGAGATCCTGGAACGCCTCGATAAGGAGCTGGGATTTGTGGACCCCGAGGAGGTGGACATACCCGAGGATCCACCCAGACCGGTCCCCTTACCGTTGGGAGCAGCGAAGGCATTCCTCCGCCCGACGCCGAATATCGCCGCCGGTTGCTCCACAACACCGTCCCCAGCGCTCGGACCGGCGAGACTACCAGGGACAACACCGCCCAGGGAGAAGGTCCCATCCAGCACCGTTGAATCCTGGGGAAAAACCGGAGTCAGTAAAAGGTACCTGGAGACGAAAGCAAGGATACGGAAGGGAACACAAACACAAGAACAACAAACTGACAGAGACGAGTACCTACCCCCAAACACCAGAACCGTTGGGACTATGGGCCCCCAGGTATACGTGGAGCTCCGCCCGGGGTTGTGTTGGAGGTGCGGCCAGGGGGAACACACCAGAGCCACCTGTAGCAGGACCCCCACCCTGTTCTGCAGCCGCTGTGGTCTGTTGGGCACCCTCTCCCGGGATTGTCCATGTGGAGGTGCGAAGAAAGATCCAACACCGTCTCCTACCGGTCCAGGAAACAAGAAGCTCCGTACCGCTCCAATTCCGAAGAAGGAACCACTTCCCCGGAAGACCGCTCCAGGTCCAAAGAAGGAACCGCTCCCCCGGAAGACGACCCAGGCCTGTCCGAGGTGCCACTATGTGGCCAAAACCTACAACAAGAAGTCCCGTTAA